In Streptomyces sp. HUAS ZL42, the DNA window ATCTGGACCAACGACCTCACCGCCGACTACGTCCACGAGAACAGCGCCTATTCGTCATGAGCACTACGCGTAAGCACACCGCACTGCCCAAGGCCCAGATCCTCATCGAGGCGCTGCCCTGGCTGGTCAGGCACAACGGCAAGACCGTCGTCATCAAGTTCGGCGGCAACGCCATGATCGACGAGCAGCTGAAGGCCGCGTTCGCCCAGGACGTCGTGTTCCTGCACCACGCCGGCCTGCGGCCCGTCGTCGTGCACGGCGGCGGCCCGCAGATCAGCGCCGCCCTCGACCAGCACGGCATCGTCAGCGAGTTCAAGGCGGGCCTGCGCGTCACCACCGAGGACGCCATGGACGTCGTACGGATGGTGCTGGCCGGACAGGTGCAGCGCGAGCTGGTCGGGCTGCTCAACCAGCACGGACCGCTCGCCGTCGGACTGACGGGCGAGGACGCGCACACCATCACCGCCACCAAGCACCAGCCCGAGATCGACGGCGAGCTGGTCGACATCGGGCGGGTGGGCGAGATCACCGACATCGACACGGGTGCGATCGAGGCCCTGCTCGCCGACGGCCGGATTCCGGTCGTCTCGTCGATCGCCCGCAGCCAGGACGACGGACATGTCTACAACGTCAACGCCGACACGGCCGCGGCCGCACTTGCCGCCGCTCTCGGCGCCGAAACCCTCATGGTCCTCACGGACGTCGAGGGGCTCTACGAGGACTGGCCCAACAGCGACGAGGTGATCAGCCGCCTCACCGCTTCCCAACTGGAGAAGCTGCTGCCGGAGTTGAGCTCCGGCATGGTGCCGAAGATGGAGGGCTGCCTGCACGCCGTGCGGGGCGGCGTGCGCACCGCCCGCGTCATCGACGGCCGGGTCCAGCACTCGATCCTGCTGGAGATCTTCACCGACGAGGGCATCGGCACGATGGTCGTGCCCGACGCAAAGCCGGACGAACAGGGGGAGTCGTGAGCAACCAGGAGCTGACCG includes these proteins:
- the argB gene encoding acetylglutamate kinase, producing the protein MSTTRKHTALPKAQILIEALPWLVRHNGKTVVIKFGGNAMIDEQLKAAFAQDVVFLHHAGLRPVVVHGGGPQISAALDQHGIVSEFKAGLRVTTEDAMDVVRMVLAGQVQRELVGLLNQHGPLAVGLTGEDAHTITATKHQPEIDGELVDIGRVGEITDIDTGAIEALLADGRIPVVSSIARSQDDGHVYNVNADTAAAALAAALGAETLMVLTDVEGLYEDWPNSDEVISRLTASQLEKLLPELSSGMVPKMEGCLHAVRGGVRTARVIDGRVQHSILLEIFTDEGIGTMVVPDAKPDEQGES